One part of the Aquila chrysaetos chrysaetos chromosome 26, bAquChr1.4, whole genome shotgun sequence genome encodes these proteins:
- the TSPAN19 gene encoding tetraspanin-19 isoform X1 — translation MKIRDKILIQKYYLNVFNGIFLALGLMLLTFGLWLLFDRNNLFSELFSSGKNQLVAYISCILLGIGSVITFTSAVGFLGNVMENKCLLVTYMSFQILVFVTQMALSVLIFMKKEEVHNQWNNRIDEVISEYGNESLAEQEPVWNILNAVQHNMECCGRYNVTQWERNKNKENSTQIPCSCTKSSLKKWFCDVPRDSTYSMGCEEYLNTWFENNVLILTAIAISLLITQIFLITLTGQLCRDISKNNIWPNEL, via the exons atgaaaataagagaTAAAATACTAATACAGAAGTACTACTTAAATGTCTTCAATGGAATTTTCTTg gcTCTGGGTCTTATGCTTTTGACATTTGGCCTGTGGCTTTTATTTGACAGAAACAATTTATTCAGTGAGTTAT TTTCTTCAGGCAAGAACCAGCTAGTGGCATATATTTCTTGTATATTACTTGGAATTGGATCTGTTATTACTTTTACTTCAGCCGTGGGATTCCTTGGAAATGTTATGGAAAACAAATGTCTACTAGTTACA tatatgaGTTTTCAAATCCTGGTGTTTGTTACCCAGATGGCATTATCAGTGCTGATATtcatgaaaaaagaagag GTCCACAATCAGTGGAACAACAGAATTGATGAAGTTATTTCTGAGTACGGGAATGAGAGTCTGGCTGAGCAGGAACCTGTGTGGAACATTCTGAATGCTGTGCAGCACAAC ATGGAATGCTGTGGAAGATACAATGTCACACAGtgggaaaggaataaaaacaaggaaaatagtACTCAAATCCCATGTTCATGCACAAAATCCAGTCTGAAGAAATGGTTTTGTGATGTCCCGAGGGATTCAACATACAGTATG GGGTGtgaagaatatttaaatacatggtttgaaaacaatgttttgatCTTAACTGCAATTGCTATCAGCCTGCTAATTACACAG ataTTTTTGATCACACTAACTGGTCAGCTATGTAGAGACATCAGCAAGAATAATATTTGGCCAAATGAATTATGA
- the TSPAN19 gene encoding tetraspanin-19 isoform X2, whose protein sequence is MKIRDKILIQKYYLNVFNGIFLALGLMLLTFGLWLLFDRNNLFSELFSSGKNQLVAYISCILLGIGSVITFTSAVGFLGNVMENKCLLVTYMSFQILVFVTQMALSVLIFMKKEEVHNQWNNRIDEVISEYGNESLAEQEPVWNILNAVQHNMECCGRYNVTQWERNKNKENSTQIPCSCTKSSLKKWFCDVPRDSTYSMIFLITLTGQLCRDISKNNIWPNEL, encoded by the exons atgaaaataagagaTAAAATACTAATACAGAAGTACTACTTAAATGTCTTCAATGGAATTTTCTTg gcTCTGGGTCTTATGCTTTTGACATTTGGCCTGTGGCTTTTATTTGACAGAAACAATTTATTCAGTGAGTTAT TTTCTTCAGGCAAGAACCAGCTAGTGGCATATATTTCTTGTATATTACTTGGAATTGGATCTGTTATTACTTTTACTTCAGCCGTGGGATTCCTTGGAAATGTTATGGAAAACAAATGTCTACTAGTTACA tatatgaGTTTTCAAATCCTGGTGTTTGTTACCCAGATGGCATTATCAGTGCTGATATtcatgaaaaaagaagag GTCCACAATCAGTGGAACAACAGAATTGATGAAGTTATTTCTGAGTACGGGAATGAGAGTCTGGCTGAGCAGGAACCTGTGTGGAACATTCTGAATGCTGTGCAGCACAAC ATGGAATGCTGTGGAAGATACAATGTCACACAGtgggaaaggaataaaaacaaggaaaatagtACTCAAATCCCATGTTCATGCACAAAATCCAGTCTGAAGAAATGGTTTTGTGATGTCCCGAGGGATTCAACATACAGTATG ataTTTTTGATCACACTAACTGGTCAGCTATGTAGAGACATCAGCAAGAATAATATTTGGCCAAATGAATTATGA